The Pseudomonas sp. G2-4 genome window below encodes:
- a CDS encoding site-specific integrase, giving the protein MATIRNRGEYQWEAQIRRKGYPAQRKTFETKSDAQAWARMIESEIDRGIFVSRVEAERTAFHQLIDRYISEIAPKHKGAYSEIKRLEALKRNPLATRIVATLTSSDFARYRDERLKIRKGNTVKRELALFQCVIEVARREWGIHLAENPVRMVSRPSYNDERSRRLDPIEEQYMLGALELRERRADGTYADASHNPWIRPIVQLAIETAMRRGEIFELRWKHVNLERRTAHLPATKNGLPRTVPLSPKAIQLLKDLPRSLCGRVFPTTADALKKAFVRGLERARLKYFADCGAAQVTPQEDFLINLRFHDLRHEATCRLATKLPNLIELASVTGHREVNMLKRYYNITAEELAAKLA; this is encoded by the coding sequence CAACAATCAGGAATCGCGGCGAGTATCAGTGGGAAGCGCAAATTCGCCGTAAGGGCTATCCAGCCCAGCGCAAAACCTTCGAAACCAAATCCGATGCCCAAGCCTGGGCACGCATGATCGAAAGCGAAATCGACCGGGGCATCTTTGTCTCTCGCGTCGAGGCTGAACGCACCGCCTTTCATCAACTCATTGATCGCTACATCTCCGAGATTGCTCCGAAGCACAAGGGCGCGTATTCGGAAATCAAACGCCTGGAAGCACTCAAGCGTAATCCGCTCGCGACGCGCATCGTTGCCACCCTCACCTCTTCAGACTTTGCCCGCTACCGTGACGAGCGCCTGAAGATTCGCAAAGGCAACACGGTGAAGCGTGAGCTTGCGTTGTTTCAGTGTGTGATTGAGGTCGCTCGCCGCGAGTGGGGAATTCACCTTGCCGAGAACCCGGTCAGGATGGTCAGCCGTCCAAGCTACAACGACGAACGCTCGCGACGACTGGACCCCATTGAAGAGCAATACATGCTCGGCGCGTTAGAGCTTCGTGAGCGACGTGCTGATGGGACCTACGCCGATGCATCACACAATCCATGGATACGGCCCATCGTCCAACTGGCGATTGAGACAGCCATGCGCCGTGGCGAGATTTTCGAGCTGCGCTGGAAGCATGTGAACCTGGAACGTAGAACCGCGCACCTACCCGCGACGAAGAACGGACTGCCCAGAACCGTCCCGCTTTCGCCGAAGGCTATTCAGTTGCTCAAGGATTTACCGCGCTCGCTGTGCGGGCGAGTCTTCCCCACCACCGCCGATGCACTTAAGAAGGCCTTTGTGCGAGGTCTGGAGCGAGCGAGGCTGAAATACTTTGCCGATTGCGGGGCTGCGCAGGTAACGCCACAGGAGGACTTTCTGATCAATCTGCGCTTTCACGATCTGCGGCATGAAGCGACCTGTCGGCTTGCGACCAAGCTGCCGAATTTGATCGAGCTCGCGAGCGTGACGGGGCATCGGGAGGTGAACATGCTGAAGCGGTACTACAACATTACTGCGGAGGAGCTAGCAGCAAAGCTTGCCTGA